The Deltaproteobacteria bacterium DNA segment AGGTGTTTCAAGATGGGATCATACGAGCCGCCGAAGAAGGCACCCTTGAAACGGACCCGCCGGTGGAGCACGGAAGAACGGTCATGAAATTTTTGAGAGGGGTGTTGAAAATCTATGGACTCAAAGCGCCGACGGCAAAGGACATCGTTCGATCTCTGAGAGAATATCCGATCGTTTTGACAACGCGGCGCGACGGTCCGCACGCAGCCACGCCGGCACAAAAGAAGACGCCCCGCAAATCGACGAAACCTCCCGTCAAACCGACACCGAAAAGCTCCAAGAAATAAGTCTTTCGCACGGCTCGACTTAATTCCCAAGGCGGAATTGTCGTCTCGCTATGTTCCAAGAAGCGCGCTGTTGCGCTTTGAAGGAGCACGATCATGGCCGACGACATTATCCTTTGTGAACGTGACGCAGCACGGATCTTGGGTCTTTCGCCCCGCGCGCTTCAGGCGTGGCGTTGCCAAGGGCGAGGCCCGCAATTCATCCGCGTCAGTTCCCGCTGCGTCCGCTACCGCCGCGAAGACCTTGATTCGTTTCTCGCGGCCCGCGTGGTGTCTTCGACTTCGCAGCCGACGCTCGCCGACCTCGTGGACGGGGGTTTGCGATGACGCCCCGAAATCCCAAACACGAATCGGACTCCGAGCGCCTCAAATTCCGGTGCGCCGCCTTCGACGCCGTCGGCGAAGCCGAAACTCACATTCGGGCCGCTCACGCGGAGGGGCGCGATCCGCTGACGCGGCTTGACCGCGCATGTCGCGCCTTCGATGCGCTCGGAGCCGCTCACGTGCTCGTGCGCGGCGACGCGGACGT contains these protein-coding regions:
- a CDS encoding helix-turn-helix domain-containing protein → MADDIILCERDAARILGLSPRALQAWRCQGRGPQFIRVSSRCVRYRREDLDSFLAARVVSSTSQPTLADLVDGGLR